A single region of the Nocardioides ochotonae genome encodes:
- a CDS encoding prephenate dehydratase, which translates to MTDPRRIAYQGEPGSNSHAVCAQHYPDWDTVPCASFEDVFAAVASGDAELAMIPIDNSIAGRVADIHHFLPESGLYIIAEHFLRIRFHLMALPGTSLDQVRTVHSHVHALGQCRKIIREHGLTPVISGDTAGAAREIVEAGDPTQAAISPPMAAPIYGLDVLAEDIEDEDHNTTRFVVLSPDFVRAPAGNGPVVTSFVFNVRNIPAALYKALGGFATNGVNMTKLESYMVGGQFTATQFLCEVDGHPDEPGLKRALEELEFFTTDVRVLGVYPADPFRA; encoded by the coding sequence GTGACCGATCCTCGACGCATCGCCTACCAGGGCGAGCCCGGCTCCAACTCGCACGCCGTCTGCGCGCAGCACTACCCCGACTGGGACACGGTCCCGTGTGCCTCGTTCGAGGACGTGTTCGCCGCGGTCGCGTCCGGGGACGCCGAGCTGGCGATGATCCCGATCGACAACTCGATCGCCGGGCGGGTGGCCGACATCCACCACTTCCTGCCCGAGTCGGGGCTCTACATCATCGCCGAGCACTTCCTGCGGATCCGCTTCCACCTGATGGCGCTGCCCGGCACCTCCCTGGACCAGGTCCGCACCGTGCACAGCCACGTGCACGCGCTCGGCCAGTGCCGCAAGATCATCCGCGAGCACGGCCTGACCCCGGTGATCTCGGGTGACACCGCCGGCGCCGCCCGCGAGATCGTCGAGGCCGGCGACCCGACCCAGGCCGCGATCTCGCCGCCGATGGCCGCCCCGATCTACGGCCTCGACGTGCTCGCCGAGGACATCGAGGACGAGGACCACAACACCACCCGCTTCGTGGTGCTCTCCCCCGACTTCGTGCGCGCCCCGGCCGGCAACGGGCCGGTCGTCACCAGCTTCGTCTTCAACGTCCGCAACATCCCCGCCGCGCTCTACAAGGCGCTCGGCGGGTTCGCCACCAACGGCGTGAACATGACCAAGCTGGAGAGCTACATGGTCGGCGGGCAGTTCACCGCCACGCAGTTCCTCTGCGAGGTCGACGGCCACCCCGACGAGCCCGGCCTCAAGCGCGCGCTCGAGGAGCTGGAGTTCTTCACCACCGACGTCCGCGTGCTCGGTGTCTATCCCGCGGACCCGTTCCGCGCCTGA
- a CDS encoding GIDE domain-containing protein translates to MTSYLIATLVAAVVAVGLGYLAHEARGARQRLRGTETSTTATLTALAGAASAAAGSRSYAERVELSGVAAPGPQGLLTSEISGTPCVWHHHKVSRRYEERRRTSGGEHRTQTRTEVVTENRSREPFVLRDEHGEVLVVPETAVDRPRKVRNEFRPETGRGGPSITIGSLSLAMPASRETLGYEYEEWVLTPGTPLFVQGEATDRDGRLAVRDSPSAPLVISTRSEAELQAAHTRRALLCAGGSGLAAVAAVVMLILGLLA, encoded by the coding sequence ATGACGTCCTACCTGATCGCCACCCTCGTCGCCGCGGTCGTCGCGGTCGGGTTGGGCTACCTCGCCCACGAGGCCCGCGGGGCCCGCCAGCGGCTGCGCGGCACCGAGACCTCCACGACCGCCACGCTCACGGCGCTGGCCGGCGCCGCGAGCGCCGCCGCCGGCAGCCGCAGCTACGCCGAGCGGGTCGAGCTGAGCGGCGTGGCCGCCCCCGGACCGCAGGGGCTGCTCACCTCGGAGATCTCCGGGACCCCGTGCGTGTGGCACCACCACAAGGTCAGCCGGCGCTACGAGGAGCGGCGCCGTACCAGCGGCGGCGAGCACCGCACGCAGACCCGCACCGAGGTGGTGACCGAGAACCGCAGCCGCGAGCCCTTCGTGCTGCGCGACGAGCACGGCGAGGTCCTCGTGGTGCCGGAGACCGCGGTGGACCGCCCGCGCAAGGTGCGCAACGAGTTCCGCCCCGAGACCGGGCGCGGCGGCCCGTCGATCACCATCGGCTCGCTCTCGCTGGCCATGCCGGCCAGCCGGGAGACGCTCGGCTACGAGTACGAGGAGTGGGTCCTGACCCCGGGCACCCCGCTGTTCGTGCAGGGCGAGGCGACCGACCGCGACGGCCGCCTCGCGGTCCGCGACTCCCCGTCGGCGCCGCTGGTGATCTCCACTCGCTCGGAGGCCGAGCTGCAGGCCGCGCACACCCGCCGAGCGCTGCTCTGCGCCGGCGGCTCCGGCCTCGCCGCGGTGGCGGCCGTCGTGATGCTGATCCTCGGCCTCCTCGCCTGA
- a CDS encoding Crp/Fnr family transcriptional regulator, whose product MTATFFDAFTPHEVARISAAGTHLTLPAGWSPIWEQTPADKAYILLAGTVSVRRQGEEIARLGPGDIVGESAIVGHQLRSATVVALTPLELIHLTTEAVQQLRRDLPRFRDEIDAVAAARLR is encoded by the coding sequence ATGACTGCCACGTTCTTCGACGCGTTCACGCCCCACGAGGTGGCCCGGATCAGCGCCGCCGGGACCCACCTCACGCTCCCCGCCGGCTGGTCGCCGATCTGGGAGCAGACCCCGGCCGACAAGGCCTACATCCTGCTCGCCGGCACGGTCTCGGTACGCCGCCAGGGCGAGGAGATCGCCCGGCTCGGCCCCGGCGACATCGTCGGGGAGAGCGCGATCGTCGGGCACCAGCTGCGCTCGGCCACGGTCGTGGCGCTGACGCCGCTGGAGCTGATCCACCTGACCACCGAGGCGGTGCAGCAGCTGCGCAGGGACCTGCCGAGGTTCCGCGACGAGATCGACGCCGTGGCGGCCGCGCGGCTGCGATGA
- a CDS encoding DUF5926 family protein, protein MAKKSRTKARDAAPLAEGEVGPRQPCPCGSGKRYKACHGAAGGAATPFVARPFEGLPGECDLVALRELVPAATAPLTLKDSDRPVRLCTLLPMAAPAMVRDSGEIWLGLQVQHSFGDPSRDLGAVLLAALDAEPGIVGLTSDPGPGPRLQDLISNDTLEVTVHEGFDYWVSDVEDTSGMEAALQQANESVNPTLRLASVEAAYWTNVGPKEHLRWVMPEPEDQLLDALARLHAAGRDVLVPGSRLVGMFRAHGLLAPVWDLEVGTGAEALEDPAAEFRAALDEALADTSELTTEQRAARSGLANRQVTIR, encoded by the coding sequence GGCCCGTGACGCTGCTCCGCTCGCCGAGGGCGAGGTCGGCCCCCGGCAGCCCTGCCCCTGTGGCTCGGGCAAGCGCTACAAGGCCTGCCACGGCGCGGCCGGTGGCGCCGCGACGCCGTTCGTCGCCCGTCCCTTCGAGGGCCTGCCCGGCGAGTGCGACCTGGTCGCGCTGCGCGAGCTGGTCCCCGCCGCGACCGCCCCGCTGACCCTCAAGGACTCCGACCGCCCGGTCCGGCTGTGCACGCTGCTGCCGATGGCGGCGCCGGCGATGGTCCGCGACAGCGGCGAGATCTGGCTGGGCCTGCAGGTCCAGCACTCCTTCGGCGACCCCTCGCGCGACCTGGGCGCCGTGCTGCTCGCCGCGCTCGACGCCGAGCCCGGCATCGTCGGCCTGACCTCCGACCCGGGCCCCGGCCCGCGCCTGCAGGACCTGATCTCCAACGACACCCTCGAGGTCACCGTCCACGAGGGCTTCGACTACTGGGTCTCCGACGTCGAGGACACCTCCGGCATGGAGGCCGCGCTGCAGCAGGCCAACGAGTCGGTGAACCCGACGCTGCGCCTGGCGTCGGTCGAGGCGGCGTACTGGACCAACGTCGGGCCCAAGGAGCACCTGCGCTGGGTGATGCCCGAGCCCGAGGACCAGCTGCTCGACGCCCTCGCCCGCCTGCACGCCGCCGGCCGCGACGTGCTCGTGCCCGGCTCGCGCCTGGTCGGCATGTTCCGCGCCCACGGCCTGCTCGCCCCGGTGTGGGACCTCGAGGTCGGCACCGGCGCCGAGGCGCTGGAGGACCCGGCCGCTGAGTTCCGCGCCGCCCTTGACGAGGCGCTCGCCGACACCTCCGAGCTGACCACCGAGCAGCGCGCCGCCCGCTCCGGACTGGCAAACCGTCAGGTCACCATCCGCTAG
- a CDS encoding DUF4446 family protein has translation MVLLAVISLLVALAALALAVVSLRRGQTSGQRPSEEALPEDVHGLRQEVAALRAETRDALRHLAVVRYDAFGDMGGHLSWSLALLDDSGHGVVLTSIHGRAEARTYAKSVTAWRCEQQLSPEESEAIEHARPQR, from the coding sequence GTGGTCCTCCTCGCCGTCATCTCGCTGCTCGTCGCCCTCGCCGCCTTGGCTCTCGCCGTCGTCTCGCTGCGCCGCGGACAGACCTCCGGTCAACGGCCCTCGGAGGAGGCACTGCCCGAGGACGTCCACGGGCTGCGCCAGGAGGTCGCCGCGCTGCGCGCCGAGACCCGAGACGCGCTGCGCCACCTCGCGGTGGTGCGCTACGACGCCTTCGGCGACATGGGCGGGCACCTCTCCTGGTCGCTCGCGCTGCTCGACGACTCCGGCCACGGCGTCGTGCTGACCTCGATCCACGGCCGCGCCGAGGCCCGCACCTACGCCAAGTCGGTCACCGCCTGGCGCTGCGAGCAGCAGCTCTCCCCCGAGGAGTCCGAAGCCATCGAGCACGCCCGCCCTCAGCGCTGA
- a CDS encoding arginine deiminase, producing the protein MAATAAHPEDPASRATRAPHGADSEVGRLRTVVLHRPGPELQRLTPRNNDRLLFDGIPWVGRAQEEHDAFAEALRSRGVEVLHLTTLLTEALAGEEARHRAITTALDGRHLGDTLRAHLAAYLRDASPAELTAHLTAGIRNDEVRGGFGLVTSLLAHDDFLIDPLPNLLFTRDSSVWVRDRVAVTSLAMPARARETQLTELVYTHHPRFAGTQTVHGWQHEHVEGGDVLLLAPGVIAVGVGERTTPAGVERFARQVFHARLATTVLAVPIAQERATMHLDTVCTMVDVDKIVMYPNIADSLRAHAVTLAEPAEHEADLVLHVAPAEPFMVAAAKAMGIDTLHRIDTGLDPVTAEREQWDDGNNTLAIAPRVAVAYERNVVTNDRLEAAGIEVVRIAGSELGSGRGGPRCMSCPVARDPLPTD; encoded by the coding sequence ATGGCAGCCACGGCAGCGCACCCCGAGGACCCGGCATCCCGCGCGACCCGCGCCCCGCACGGCGCCGACAGCGAGGTCGGGCGGTTGCGCACGGTCGTGCTGCACCGGCCCGGCCCCGAGCTCCAGCGGCTCACCCCGCGCAACAACGACCGACTGCTCTTCGACGGCATCCCGTGGGTGGGCCGCGCGCAGGAGGAGCACGACGCCTTCGCCGAGGCACTGCGAAGCCGCGGGGTCGAGGTCCTGCACCTCACCACGCTGCTGACCGAGGCGCTGGCCGGCGAGGAGGCCCGCCACCGCGCGATCACCACCGCGCTCGACGGGCGGCACCTCGGCGACACGCTGCGCGCCCACCTTGCGGCGTACCTGCGCGACGCCTCACCCGCCGAGCTCACCGCGCACCTCACCGCCGGCATCCGCAACGACGAGGTGCGCGGGGGCTTCGGGCTGGTCACCAGCCTGCTGGCCCACGACGACTTCCTCATCGACCCGCTGCCCAACCTGCTGTTCACCCGCGACTCCAGCGTGTGGGTGCGCGACCGGGTCGCGGTGACCTCGCTGGCGATGCCGGCCCGGGCGCGGGAGACCCAGCTCACCGAGCTCGTCTACACCCACCACCCGCGCTTCGCGGGCACGCAGACGGTGCACGGCTGGCAGCACGAGCACGTCGAGGGCGGCGACGTGCTGCTGCTCGCGCCGGGCGTGATCGCCGTCGGCGTCGGCGAGCGTACGACGCCGGCCGGCGTCGAGCGGTTCGCCCGCCAGGTCTTCCACGCCCGACTGGCCACCACCGTGCTCGCGGTGCCGATCGCCCAGGAACGGGCCACCATGCACCTGGACACCGTCTGCACGATGGTCGACGTCGACAAGATCGTGATGTACCCCAACATCGCCGACTCGCTGCGCGCCCACGCGGTCACCCTCGCCGAGCCCGCCGAGCACGAGGCGGACCTGGTGCTGCACGTCGCGCCGGCCGAGCCGTTCATGGTCGCCGCGGCGAAGGCGATGGGGATCGACACCCTGCACCGCATCGACACCGGCCTGGACCCGGTCACCGCGGAGCGCGAGCAGTGGGACGACGGCAACAACACCCTCGCCATCGCGCCCCGGGTCGCGGTCGCCTACGAGCGCAACGTCGTCACCAACGACCGTCTCGAGGCGGCCGGCATCGAGGTGGTCCGCATCGCCGGGTCCGAGCTCGGCTCCGGTCGCGGCGGCCCGCGCTGCATGAGCTGCCCGGTCGCCCGCGACCCGCTCCCGACCGACTGA